In the genome of Staphylococcus durrellii, one region contains:
- the pgsC gene encoding poly-gamma-glutamate biosynthesis protein PgsC codes for MVGSELYFSLFVGIVLSLIFAEKFGITPAGLVVPGYLALIFDQPVMLLSVLIISCITYFIVNHGISRYVILYGRRKFAAMILTGMVLKFCFDLIYPLTPFEMVEMSGIGIVIPGIIANTIQKQGVIITLSSCMLLTCITYVILFFYSFIN; via the coding sequence ATGGTAGGTTCAGAATTATATTTCTCGTTATTTGTGGGCATCGTTTTGAGTCTAATATTTGCAGAAAAATTCGGCATTACCCCGGCAGGACTTGTTGTTCCAGGGTACTTAGCTTTGATTTTTGATCAACCCGTAATGTTATTGTCGGTGTTGATAATTAGTTGTATTACTTATTTTATAGTCAACCATGGTATTAGTAGATACGTTATTTTATACGGGAGAAGAAAGTTTGCTGCAATGATTTTAACAGGTATGGTATTAAAATTTTGCTTTGACTTAATTTATCCCTTAACACCATTTGAAATGGTTGAAATGTCTGGTATTGGAATTGTTATTCCAGGAATCATCGCGAATACAATTCAAAAACAAGGTGTAATCATTACGCTATCGTCATGTATGTTATTGACATGTATTACATACGTCATTTTATTCTTTTATAGTTTTATTAACTAG
- a CDS encoding gamma-glutamyltransferase codes for MSIYNKKTLIVILLLTIIISIIFFFITKQDNYNKDDLYENKIVDHDQSNASKKYGVASNNPIATKVGNQILKQGGNAIDASIGVSYALAITEPHSSGLGGGGAMLYYDGKSNTVPKQWQYKDISSFGYKNKDQTGTPGFVKGMHDVHKAGGKMAEKDILNDVIPLAEEGFEVDSELERSLKLYGSDVDRNSPFFEGSKTKREGDVIKQPALAETLKGIRDKGPDYFYNNIGDKISKQMDNKLTEKDFKSYRTEAKEPVSTDYMGNKIYSASNPLGGTLMLQGLKVDEATEQGATANNRLDYITGVLKSRALMYRNRDIVNGNDQDFDEYLSQDYLLGKLNELNMNSNFNTNNVDNTSTTHFVVIDKDGKMTSTTNTLSSFFGSGKYMKQGFYMNNSLSNFSNDPASPNYKGKHKEPRSFTAPTIVVGPDYYMGIGTPGGNKIPTTLNEVLIDYLRGNGTLQNSIDKPRFYNDGGTIFYENATSKEDVSIFKSLGFGVEEKRNDPNFGSVQGAIYNKKNKSVEIGQDVGNR; via the coding sequence ATGAGTATTTATAATAAAAAAACGCTCATCGTTATATTGCTCCTCACAATTATTATTTCTATTATCTTTTTCTTTATTACAAAACAAGATAATTATAATAAAGATGATTTATATGAAAATAAAATTGTGGATCATGATCAATCCAATGCAAGTAAGAAATACGGTGTAGCATCTAATAATCCAATCGCAACAAAAGTAGGTAACCAAATTTTAAAGCAAGGTGGCAATGCTATTGATGCTTCTATCGGGGTATCATATGCTTTGGCCATTACTGAGCCTCACTCCTCGGGGCTTGGTGGCGGAGGTGCAATGCTTTATTACGATGGTAAAAGCAACACCGTTCCCAAACAGTGGCAATATAAAGACATTTCATCTTTTGGTTACAAAAATAAAGATCAAACAGGCACTCCCGGTTTTGTCAAAGGGATGCATGATGTACATAAAGCTGGCGGTAAAATGGCGGAAAAAGACATTTTAAATGATGTTATTCCATTAGCAGAAGAAGGATTTGAAGTGGATTCTGAGTTAGAGCGAAGTTTGAAACTCTATGGTTCTGACGTTGATAGAAATTCGCCATTCTTTGAAGGTAGTAAAACGAAACGCGAGGGAGATGTGATTAAGCAACCAGCTCTTGCCGAGACACTTAAAGGTATACGTGATAAAGGACCTGATTATTTTTACAATAATATAGGTGATAAAATATCTAAGCAAATGGATAATAAACTCACAGAAAAAGACTTCAAAAGCTATCGTACCGAAGCCAAAGAACCTGTGAGTACAGATTATATGGGTAATAAAATTTATTCGGCATCCAATCCTCTTGGTGGTACGCTTATGTTACAAGGTTTAAAGGTAGATGAAGCAACCGAACAGGGAGCAACAGCTAATAATAGACTTGATTATATTACAGGAGTGTTAAAATCTAGAGCGCTGATGTACCGTAATAGAGATATAGTTAATGGCAACGATCAAGACTTTGATGAGTATTTATCTCAAGATTACTTGTTAGGAAAACTAAATGAATTAAACATGAATAGTAATTTCAATACAAATAATGTAGATAATACAAGCACTACGCATTTCGTAGTTATCGATAAAGACGGTAAAATGACGAGTACAACAAATACTTTATCAAGTTTCTTCGGCTCAGGTAAATATATGAAGCAAGGGTTTTATATGAATAACTCACTATCCAACTTCTCTAATGATCCAGCAAGCCCAAATTATAAAGGAAAGCATAAAGAACCTAGGTCTTTTACTGCTCCTACAATTGTGGTGGGACCAGATTATTATATGGGCATTGGGACACCGGGCGGTAATAAAATACCCACTACATTAAATGAAGTACTTATTGATTATTTAAGAGGCAATGGTACATTACAAAATTCCATAGATAAACCTCGATTTTACAACGATGGGGGGACGATTTTTTACGAAAATGCAACGAGTAAGGAAGATGTTAGTATTTTCAAAAGTCTAGGATTTGGTGTTGAAGAAAAACGTAATGATCCAAACTTTGGTAGTGTACAAGGTGCGATTTATAATAAAAAAAATAAATCTGTTGAGATTGGTCAAGATGTTGGTAATCGTTAA
- a CDS encoding CapA family protein has translation MKKSKRFTIDERVLKWSKLHKRYNFIFTLIVLIMAIVFLVFILRIQKNVPVEAMPAHNDEINLTYLGNINMNSNIRKNDLDETFGAIKDILKGSDYSTASLHLSKFSDDQKRNMKENIDNIMYLKALNIKSLNLINNSVDNIQARDLQKVVEGKAGYNFLTGNGSNPINSKTVQQNIKGRKIASVDFTDVESDYSDPLKNTTSISLKPKIFIPLIKKLKEHNDVVVVNVDWGIPDEKHVTARQQKYAHALSDAGANVIIGHNTVIQKVEKYKHTNIFYSLGNVTSENFLSKNQQGITVQQKWNGKKSDFLVTPIKSQGGKISKANPNKVEEIKLLNNLNSDSVKLKKVKGGYHYES, from the coding sequence ATGAAGAAATCAAAAAGATTTACAATTGATGAACGTGTGCTGAAATGGTCAAAACTTCATAAAAGATATAATTTCATTTTTACATTGATTGTTTTAATAATGGCAATCGTATTTTTAGTATTCATTTTAAGGATACAAAAAAATGTGCCTGTTGAAGCAATGCCTGCGCATAACGATGAAATCAATTTAACCTATTTAGGTAATATCAATATGAACTCGAATATTAGAAAAAATGACCTTGATGAAACATTTGGTGCAATTAAAGACATCTTGAAGGGGAGTGATTATTCAACAGCAAGCCTTCACTTATCTAAATTTTCGGATGATCAAAAGAGAAACATGAAAGAAAATATCGATAATATTATGTATTTGAAAGCGTTGAATATTAAGAGCTTAAATTTAATAAATAATTCAGTGGACAATATCCAAGCCAGGGATCTACAAAAAGTAGTAGAAGGTAAAGCAGGTTACAACTTTCTTACAGGGAATGGTTCTAATCCTATAAATAGTAAAACTGTCCAGCAAAATATAAAAGGACGAAAAATAGCTAGTGTCGATTTCACAGATGTAGAATCCGACTATTCGGACCCTTTGAAAAATACGACTTCAATTAGTTTAAAACCAAAAATATTTATACCACTAATAAAAAAACTAAAAGAACATAACGATGTTGTAGTCGTTAATGTCGATTGGGGGATTCCAGATGAGAAACACGTCACAGCACGACAACAAAAATATGCTCATGCATTATCGGATGCCGGGGCGAACGTAATCATTGGTCACAACACAGTCATTCAAAAAGTAGAAAAGTATAAGCATACAAATATATTTTATAGTTTAGGTAATGTGACATCTGAGAATTTTCTTTCCAAAAATCAGCAAGGCATCACGGTACAACAAAAGTGGAATGGTAAAAAGTCGGATTTTCTTGTAACACCGATTAAATCTCAAGGGGGCAAGATTTCAAAGGCAAATCCAAATAAAGTTGAAGAAATTAAGTTGTTGAATAATCTTAATAGTGATTCAGTGAAATTAAAAAAAGTGAAGGGAGGGTACCATTATGAATCTTAA